The proteins below come from a single Branchiostoma floridae strain S238N-H82 chromosome 5, Bfl_VNyyK, whole genome shotgun sequence genomic window:
- the LOC118415281 gene encoding peroxisome biogenesis factor 1-like isoform X3 produces the protein MQSPRVAVLQFSSAKTCFISVPSTWVKEFKLSQLEQAGSAVFEVTGDGGQKVFVTWSGETVRDRARTSLSQEDVVEISGMYGQKLGLKHDQEVLVRLVSGVPNCTRLHVEPVSVDDWEILELHASYIESHLLDQVRVVWTGQVLPVWVQGNTCIFVQIGLVDPSAPCVCLGQLTELIVAPRSRDGPKSVQSNQNTFNDTKQKMTKGMLNSPPVVDSSTDENDLHPTRTASPDKDKTKTEDSATKSYFDLFWSYLQSLVGRKSTENVQNVNGASSERPDQHVIWDFDFTTRVQAFPDRYIEEAMQHSTAETDESMVDEVDRKAEEGSKGSLHSQHMFSGLLQPTTVVIPTGLSANPSDWKKENVRTILAVMTKMQSPLEQQEEAKKNLLQQGVERLPFGQNPPKGKESKKEAEKPRKTLASSFVVCVVTTASNVRMVGENPEGNALGRVCLQNGVESQVTDLVRRQIGVGVTSKARMSPVMHEPLAVQGIIIHPLHTLPPSMTKDMLVTAFHHWLSCVSDVSMPLPVTQGTLIRLPLFKDLMADCLLVLSPHPTKPTPSPVYTLLHPAMIGTIRLEVGERLTETNKPSWLERLPYDSEQEVDGKVPVIRLQDLGGVSENAQQALDHLTTTLAECPLVSQLSTATQGLANGGLLLCGARGIGKTVLAHALCSELAGLPHNTYLSIINCKSLKGKRVDNIRKKFEEAVGEATWHQPSVILLDDLDHVTSNATSPEQEMSGEAMYSNHLAQVVRDMVEREIRAGTCLALIATCQSKLSIHPSLIASRGLHIFQSIVEIKPPNAQQREEILQAILTAKTALDLTSWETVDLKALASQTDGFVARDLEAVVDRAIHKVASQKAKLGHENEEFILTTQDFKAALEGFVPSSLHGVSLHKAEDLSWSDVGGLDDIKHTLMETLQWPTKYPGLFSSCPLRPRSGVLLYGAPGTGKTLLAGVVAKECGMNFISIKGPELLSKYIGASEQAVRDLFVRAQAAKPCVLFFDEFDSIAPRRGHDNTGVTDRVVNQFLYYVMCFLAIGGAMTTRV, from the exons ATGCAGAGTCCAAGGGTCGCTGTGCTACAGTTCAGCTCAGCCAAGACGTGCTTCATCAGTGTACCCAGTACATGGGTAAAGGAGTTCAAACTATCCCAG CTGGAACAGGCAGGTAGTGCAGTGTTTGAAGTGACTGGAGATGGAGGACAGAAGGTGTTTGTCACCTGGTCAGGTGAGACAGTCAGGGACAGAGCCAGGACATCCCTCAGTCAGGAGGATGTGGTGGAGATCAGCGGCATGTACGGCCAGAAACTGGGACTCAAGCATGACCAGGAA GTGTTGGTAAGGCTGGTATCTGGAGTACCCAACTGTACCCGTCTGCATGTGGAACCAGTTTCTGTGGATGACTGGGAAATTCTG GAACTCCATGCCAGCTACATTGAATCTCACCTGCTGGACCAGGTGCGGGTTGTTTGGACGGGGCAGGTGCTACCTGTGTGGGTTCAGGGGAACACCTGCATTTTTGTGCAAATAG GGTTGGTGGATCCCAGTGCCCCGTGTGTATGTCTTGGTCAACTGACAGAACTTATAGTTGCTCCCCGGAGCAGAGATGGTCCAAAATCTGTGCAATCAAATCAAAACACCTTCAATGATACCAAACAGAAGATGACCAAAGGCATGTTAAACTCACCCCCTGTGGTGGATAGTAGTACTGATGAGAATGATTTGCATCCAACAAGAACTGCATCACCTGATAAGGATAAAACTAAAACAGAAGATAGTGCAACAAAATCGTACTTTGACTTATTCTGGTCATACCTTCAATCCCTAGTTGGTAGAAAGAGCACTGAAAATGTGCAGAATGTGAATGGAGCTAGTTCAGAAAGACCAGATCAGCATGTTATATGGGACTTTGACTTTACTACCAGAGTACAGGCATTTCCTGACAGGTATATTGAAGAAGCTATGCAGCACAGCACTGCAGAGACAGATGAATCTATGGTAGATGAAGTAGATAGAAAGGCTGAAGAAGGGAGCAAAGGAAGTTTGCACAGCCAGCACATGTTTTCTGGACTTCTCCAGCCAACCACAGTTGTCATCCCTACAGGTCTTTCAGCAAACCCTTCAGACTGGAAGAAGGAAAATGTCAGAACAATTCTAGCAGTTATGACTAAGATGCAGTCTCCTTTAGAACAGCAAGAAGAGGCTAAGAAGAACTTGCTACAACAGGGTGTAGAAAGACTCCCCTTTGGGCAAAATCCTCCTAAAGGGAAGGAATCTAAGAAAGAGGCAGAAAAGCCCAGGAAAACTTTGGCAAGTTCTTTTGTTGTATGTGTGGTTACCACAGCTTCCAATGTTAGAATGGTTGGTGAAAACCCTGAGGGGAATGCTCTTGGAAGAGTTTGTTTGCAGAATGGAGTGGAGTCACAGGTGACAGACTTGGTGAGGAGGCAGATTGGAGTGGGGGTGACATCAAAGGCTAGAATGTCTCCTGTGATGCATGAACCACTAGCTGTTCAAGGAATCATCATTCACCCCCTCCACACACTG CCCCCTAGCATGACAAAGGATATGTTGGTGACAGCTTTCCACCATTGGCTGTCCTGTGTGAGTGATGTGAGCATGCCTCTGCCTGTCACTCAGGGAACACTCATCAGGCTACCCTTGTTCAAAG ACTTGATGGCTGATTGTCTCCTTGTGCTGTCCCCACATCCCACCAAGCCGACCCCCTCTCCAGTCTACACCCTCCTACACCCCGCCATGATTGGTACGATCCGTCTGGAGGTAGGGGAGAGGCTGACGGAGACAAACAAACCCAGCTGGCTGGAAAGGCTTCCGTATGACAGTGAGCAGGAAGTGGATGGGAAGGTTCCCGTCATCCGACTCCAAGATCTTGG GGGAGTTTCAGAAAATGCACAGCAGGCCTTGGATCATCTCACCACCACCCTGGCAGAGTGCCCCCTGGTGTCTCAGCTGAGTACTGCAACCCAAGGTCTGGCCAATGGTGGCTTGCTTCTCTGTGGTGCTAGAGGGATTGGTAAGACAGTTCTTGCCCATGCTCTCTGCAGCGAGCTTGCAGGACTGCCCCATAACACCTACCTTAGTATCATCAACTGCAAGAGTCTGAAAGGAAAGAGGGTGGACAACATCAGGAAGAAATTTGAGGAGGCAGTTGGAGAGGCAACATGGCATCAACCATCTGTCATCTTATTGGATGATCTAGATCATGTGACCAGCAATGCCACCAGTCCCGAACAGGAGATGAGCGGAGAGGCGATGTAcagcaaccacctggcgcagGTGGTCAGGGACATGGTGGAACGGGAGATCCGCGCAGGCACCTGCCTCGCCCTCATtgccacctgtcaatcaaaactcagCATCCATCCATCACTGATTGCATCTAGAGGCCTTCACATATTTCAGAGCATAGTTGAAATCAAGCCACCCAATGCACAGCAGAGAGAGGAAATTTTACAAGCCATCCTGACTGCCAAAACTGCACTTGACTTGACCTCTTGGGAAACAGTAGACCTAAAAGCGCTAGCTTCCCAGACTGATGGTTTTGTGGCTAGAGATTTGGAGGCAGTTGTTGACAGAGCAATACACAAAGTGGCCTCACAGAAGGCAAAACTGGGacatgaaaatgaagaattcatCCTCACAACACAAGATTTTAAGGCAGCTCTTGAAGGATTCGTGCCTTCCTCTCTACATGGGGTATCCCTTCATAAAGCCGAGGACTTGAGTTGGTCAGATGTTGGAGGGTTAGATGACATCAAACACACCTTGATGGAAACCTTACAGTGGCCCACAAAGTACCCAGGTCTGTTCTCTAGCTGCCCACTGAGACCTAGGTCAGGTGTTCTTCTGTATGGGGCGCCAGGAACAGGAAAGACACTCCTCGCAG GGGTCGTGGCCAAGGAGTGCGGAATGAACTTCATTAGCATCAAAGGTCCGGAACTTCTCAGTAAATACATCGGAGCCAGTGAACAGGCCGTGAGGGATCTCTTCGTACGCGCGCAGGCAGCCAAGCCATGTGTGCTGTTTTTTGATGAGTTTGACTCCATTGCTCCCAG GAGGGGCCATGACAACACGGGTGTGACGGACCGTGTAGTGAACCAGTTCTTGTATTATGTGATGTGTTTCCTTGCTATAGGAGGGGCCATGACAACACGGGTGTGA
- the LOC118415281 gene encoding peroxisome biogenesis factor 1-like isoform X4, whose product MQSPRVAVLQFSSAKTCFISVPSTWVKEFKLSQLEQAGSAVFEVTGDGGQKVFVTWSGETVRDRARTSLSQEDVVEISGMYGQKLGLKHDQEVLVRLVSGVPNCTRLHVEPVSVDDWEILELHASYIESHLLDQVRVVWTGQVLPVWVQGNTCIFVQIGLVDPSAPCVCLGQLTELIVAPRSRDGPKSVQSNQNTFNDTKQKMTKGMLNSPPVVDSSTDENDLHPTRTASPDKDKTKTEDSATKSYFDLFWSYLQSLVGRKSTENVQNVNGASSERPDQHVIWDFDFTTRVQAFPDRYIEEAMQHSTAETDESMVDEVDRKAEEGSKGSLHSQHMFSGLLQPTTVVIPTGLSANPSDWKKENVRTILAVMTKMQSPLEQQEEAKKNLLQQGVERLPFGQNPPKGKESKKEAEKPRKTLASSFVVCVVTTASNVRMVGENPEGNALGRVCLQNGVESQVTDLVRRQIGVGVTSKARMSPVMHEPLAVQGIIIHPLHTLPPSMTKDMLVTAFHHWLSCVSDVSMPLPVTQGTLIRLPLFKDLMADCLLVLSPHPTKPTPSPVYTLLHPAMIGTIRLEVGERLTETNKPSWLERLPYDSEQEVDGKVPVIRLQDLGGVSENAQQALDHLTTTLAECPLVSQLSTATQGLANGGLLLCGARGIGKTVLAHALCSELAGLPHNTYLSIINCKSLKGKRVDNIRKKFEEAVGEATWHQPSVILLDDLDHVTSNATSPEQEMSGEAMYSNHLAQVVRDMVEREIRAGTCLALIATCQSKLSIHPSLIASRGLHIFQSIVEIKPPNAQQREEILQAILTAKTALDLTSWETVDLKALASQTDGFVARDLEAVVDRAIHKVASQKAKLGHENEEFILTTQDFKAALEGFVPSSLHGVSLHKAEDLSWSDVGGLDDIKHTLMETLQWPTKYPGLFSSCPLRPRSGVLLYGAPGTGKTLLAGVVAKECGMNFISIKGPELLSKYIGASEQAVRDLFVRAQAAKPCVLFFDEFDSIAPRRGHDNTGVTDRVVNQFLNYVMCFLAIGGAMITRV is encoded by the exons ATGCAGAGTCCAAGGGTCGCTGTGCTACAGTTCAGCTCAGCCAAGACGTGCTTCATCAGTGTACCCAGTACATGGGTAAAGGAGTTCAAACTATCCCAG CTGGAACAGGCAGGTAGTGCAGTGTTTGAAGTGACTGGAGATGGAGGACAGAAGGTGTTTGTCACCTGGTCAGGTGAGACAGTCAGGGACAGAGCCAGGACATCCCTCAGTCAGGAGGATGTGGTGGAGATCAGCGGCATGTACGGCCAGAAACTGGGACTCAAGCATGACCAGGAA GTGTTGGTAAGGCTGGTATCTGGAGTACCCAACTGTACCCGTCTGCATGTGGAACCAGTTTCTGTGGATGACTGGGAAATTCTG GAACTCCATGCCAGCTACATTGAATCTCACCTGCTGGACCAGGTGCGGGTTGTTTGGACGGGGCAGGTGCTACCTGTGTGGGTTCAGGGGAACACCTGCATTTTTGTGCAAATAG GGTTGGTGGATCCCAGTGCCCCGTGTGTATGTCTTGGTCAACTGACAGAACTTATAGTTGCTCCCCGGAGCAGAGATGGTCCAAAATCTGTGCAATCAAATCAAAACACCTTCAATGATACCAAACAGAAGATGACCAAAGGCATGTTAAACTCACCCCCTGTGGTGGATAGTAGTACTGATGAGAATGATTTGCATCCAACAAGAACTGCATCACCTGATAAGGATAAAACTAAAACAGAAGATAGTGCAACAAAATCGTACTTTGACTTATTCTGGTCATACCTTCAATCCCTAGTTGGTAGAAAGAGCACTGAAAATGTGCAGAATGTGAATGGAGCTAGTTCAGAAAGACCAGATCAGCATGTTATATGGGACTTTGACTTTACTACCAGAGTACAGGCATTTCCTGACAGGTATATTGAAGAAGCTATGCAGCACAGCACTGCAGAGACAGATGAATCTATGGTAGATGAAGTAGATAGAAAGGCTGAAGAAGGGAGCAAAGGAAGTTTGCACAGCCAGCACATGTTTTCTGGACTTCTCCAGCCAACCACAGTTGTCATCCCTACAGGTCTTTCAGCAAACCCTTCAGACTGGAAGAAGGAAAATGTCAGAACAATTCTAGCAGTTATGACTAAGATGCAGTCTCCTTTAGAACAGCAAGAAGAGGCTAAGAAGAACTTGCTACAACAGGGTGTAGAAAGACTCCCCTTTGGGCAAAATCCTCCTAAAGGGAAGGAATCTAAGAAAGAGGCAGAAAAGCCCAGGAAAACTTTGGCAAGTTCTTTTGTTGTATGTGTGGTTACCACAGCTTCCAATGTTAGAATGGTTGGTGAAAACCCTGAGGGGAATGCTCTTGGAAGAGTTTGTTTGCAGAATGGAGTGGAGTCACAGGTGACAGACTTGGTGAGGAGGCAGATTGGAGTGGGGGTGACATCAAAGGCTAGAATGTCTCCTGTGATGCATGAACCACTAGCTGTTCAAGGAATCATCATTCACCCCCTCCACACACTG CCCCCTAGCATGACAAAGGATATGTTGGTGACAGCTTTCCACCATTGGCTGTCCTGTGTGAGTGATGTGAGCATGCCTCTGCCTGTCACTCAGGGAACACTCATCAGGCTACCCTTGTTCAAAG ACTTGATGGCTGATTGTCTCCTTGTGCTGTCCCCACATCCCACCAAGCCGACCCCCTCTCCAGTCTACACCCTCCTACACCCCGCCATGATTGGTACGATCCGTCTGGAGGTAGGGGAGAGGCTGACGGAGACAAACAAACCCAGCTGGCTGGAAAGGCTTCCGTATGACAGTGAGCAGGAAGTGGATGGGAAGGTTCCCGTCATCCGACTCCAAGATCTTGG GGGAGTTTCAGAAAATGCACAGCAGGCCTTGGATCATCTCACCACCACCCTGGCAGAGTGCCCCCTGGTGTCTCAGCTGAGTACTGCAACCCAAGGTCTGGCCAATGGTGGCTTGCTTCTCTGTGGTGCTAGAGGGATTGGTAAGACAGTTCTTGCCCATGCTCTCTGCAGCGAGCTTGCAGGACTGCCCCATAACACCTACCTTAGTATCATCAACTGCAAGAGTCTGAAAGGAAAGAGGGTGGACAACATCAGGAAGAAATTTGAGGAGGCAGTTGGAGAGGCAACATGGCATCAACCATCTGTCATCTTATTGGATGATCTAGATCATGTGACCAGCAATGCCACCAGTCCCGAACAGGAGATGAGCGGAGAGGCGATGTAcagcaaccacctggcgcagGTGGTCAGGGACATGGTGGAACGGGAGATCCGCGCAGGCACCTGCCTCGCCCTCATtgccacctgtcaatcaaaactcagCATCCATCCATCACTGATTGCATCTAGAGGCCTTCACATATTTCAGAGCATAGTTGAAATCAAGCCACCCAATGCACAGCAGAGAGAGGAAATTTTACAAGCCATCCTGACTGCCAAAACTGCACTTGACTTGACCTCTTGGGAAACAGTAGACCTAAAAGCGCTAGCTTCCCAGACTGATGGTTTTGTGGCTAGAGATTTGGAGGCAGTTGTTGACAGAGCAATACACAAAGTGGCCTCACAGAAGGCAAAACTGGGacatgaaaatgaagaattcatCCTCACAACACAAGATTTTAAGGCAGCTCTTGAAGGATTCGTGCCTTCCTCTCTACATGGGGTATCCCTTCATAAAGCCGAGGACTTGAGTTGGTCAGATGTTGGAGGGTTAGATGACATCAAACACACCTTGATGGAAACCTTACAGTGGCCCACAAAGTACCCAGGTCTGTTCTCTAGCTGCCCACTGAGACCTAGGTCAGGTGTTCTTCTGTATGGGGCGCCAGGAACAGGAAAGACACTCCTCGCAG GGGTCGTGGCCAAGGAGTGCGGAATGAACTTCATTAGCATCAAAGGTCCGGAACTTCTCAGTAAATACATCGGAGCCAGTGAACAGGCCGTGAGGGATCTCTTCGTACGCGCGCAGGCAGCCAAGCCATGTGTGCTGTTTTTTGATGAGTTTGACTCCATTGCTCCCAG GAGGGGCCATGATAACACGGGTGTGACGGACCGTGTAGTGAACCAGTTCCTGAATTATGTGATGTGTTTCCTTGCTATAGGAGGGGCCATGATAACACGGGTGTGA
- the LOC118415281 gene encoding peroxisome biogenesis factor 1-like isoform X2, producing MQSPRVAVLQFSSAKTCFISVPSTWVKEFKLSQLEQAGSAVFEVTGDGGQKVFVTWSGETVRDRARTSLSQEDVVEISGMYGQKLGLKHDQEVLVRLVSGVPNCTRLHVEPVSVDDWEILELHASYIESHLLDQVRVVWTGQVLPVWVQGNTCIFVQIGLVDPSAPCVCLGQLTELIVAPRSRDGPKSVQSNQNTFNDTKQKMTKGMLNSPPVVDSSTDENDLHPTRTASPDKDKTKTEDSATKSYFDLFWSYLQSLVGRKSTENVQNVNGASSERPDQHVIWDFDFTTRVQAFPDRYIEEAMQHSTAETDESMVDEVDRKAEEGSKGSLHSQHMFSGLLQPTTVVIPTGLSANPSDWKKENVRTILAVMTKMQSPLEQQEEAKKNLLQQGVERLPFGQNPPKGKESKKEAEKPRKTLASSFVVCVVTTASNVRMVGENPEGNALGRVCLQNGVESQVTDLVRRQIGVGVTSKARMSPVMHEPLAVQGIIIHPLHTLPPSMTKDMLVTAFHHWLSCVSDVSMPLPVTQGTLIRLPLFKDLMADCLLVLSPHPTKPTPSPVYTLLHPAMIGTIRLEVGERLTETNKPSWLERLPYDSEQEVDGKVPVIRLQDLGGVSENAQQALDHLTTTLAECPLVSQLSTATQGLANGGLLLCGARGIGKTVLAHALCSELAGLPHNTYLSIINCKSLKGKRVDNIRKKFEEAVGEATWHQPSVILLDDLDHVTSNATSPEQEMSGEAMYSNHLAQVVRDMVEREIRAGTCLALIATCQSKLSIHPSLIASRGLHIFQSIVEIKPPNAQQREEILQAILTAKTALDLTSWETVDLKALASQTDGFVARDLEAVVDRAIHKVASQKAKLGHENEEFILTTQDFKAALEGFVPSSLHGVSLHKAEDLSWSDVGGLDDIKHTLMETLQWPTKYPGLFSSCPLRPRSGVLLYGAPGTGKTLLAGVVAKECGMNFISIKGPELLSKYIGASEQAVRDLFVRAQAAKPCVLFFDEFDSIAPRRGHDNTGVTDRVVNQFLYYVMCFLAIGGAMITRV from the exons ATGCAGAGTCCAAGGGTCGCTGTGCTACAGTTCAGCTCAGCCAAGACGTGCTTCATCAGTGTACCCAGTACATGGGTAAAGGAGTTCAAACTATCCCAG CTGGAACAGGCAGGTAGTGCAGTGTTTGAAGTGACTGGAGATGGAGGACAGAAGGTGTTTGTCACCTGGTCAGGTGAGACAGTCAGGGACAGAGCCAGGACATCCCTCAGTCAGGAGGATGTGGTGGAGATCAGCGGCATGTACGGCCAGAAACTGGGACTCAAGCATGACCAGGAA GTGTTGGTAAGGCTGGTATCTGGAGTACCCAACTGTACCCGTCTGCATGTGGAACCAGTTTCTGTGGATGACTGGGAAATTCTG GAACTCCATGCCAGCTACATTGAATCTCACCTGCTGGACCAGGTGCGGGTTGTTTGGACGGGGCAGGTGCTACCTGTGTGGGTTCAGGGGAACACCTGCATTTTTGTGCAAATAG GGTTGGTGGATCCCAGTGCCCCGTGTGTATGTCTTGGTCAACTGACAGAACTTATAGTTGCTCCCCGGAGCAGAGATGGTCCAAAATCTGTGCAATCAAATCAAAACACCTTCAATGATACCAAACAGAAGATGACCAAAGGCATGTTAAACTCACCCCCTGTGGTGGATAGTAGTACTGATGAGAATGATTTGCATCCAACAAGAACTGCATCACCTGATAAGGATAAAACTAAAACAGAAGATAGTGCAACAAAATCGTACTTTGACTTATTCTGGTCATACCTTCAATCCCTAGTTGGTAGAAAGAGCACTGAAAATGTGCAGAATGTGAATGGAGCTAGTTCAGAAAGACCAGATCAGCATGTTATATGGGACTTTGACTTTACTACCAGAGTACAGGCATTTCCTGACAGGTATATTGAAGAAGCTATGCAGCACAGCACTGCAGAGACAGATGAATCTATGGTAGATGAAGTAGATAGAAAGGCTGAAGAAGGGAGCAAAGGAAGTTTGCACAGCCAGCACATGTTTTCTGGACTTCTCCAGCCAACCACAGTTGTCATCCCTACAGGTCTTTCAGCAAACCCTTCAGACTGGAAGAAGGAAAATGTCAGAACAATTCTAGCAGTTATGACTAAGATGCAGTCTCCTTTAGAACAGCAAGAAGAGGCTAAGAAGAACTTGCTACAACAGGGTGTAGAAAGACTCCCCTTTGGGCAAAATCCTCCTAAAGGGAAGGAATCTAAGAAAGAGGCAGAAAAGCCCAGGAAAACTTTGGCAAGTTCTTTTGTTGTATGTGTGGTTACCACAGCTTCCAATGTTAGAATGGTTGGTGAAAACCCTGAGGGGAATGCTCTTGGAAGAGTTTGTTTGCAGAATGGAGTGGAGTCACAGGTGACAGACTTGGTGAGGAGGCAGATTGGAGTGGGGGTGACATCAAAGGCTAGAATGTCTCCTGTGATGCATGAACCACTAGCTGTTCAAGGAATCATCATTCACCCCCTCCACACACTG CCCCCTAGCATGACAAAGGATATGTTGGTGACAGCTTTCCACCATTGGCTGTCCTGTGTGAGTGATGTGAGCATGCCTCTGCCTGTCACTCAGGGAACACTCATCAGGCTACCCTTGTTCAAAG ACTTGATGGCTGATTGTCTCCTTGTGCTGTCCCCACATCCCACCAAGCCGACCCCCTCTCCAGTCTACACCCTCCTACACCCCGCCATGATTGGTACGATCCGTCTGGAGGTAGGGGAGAGGCTGACGGAGACAAACAAACCCAGCTGGCTGGAAAGGCTTCCGTATGACAGTGAGCAGGAAGTGGATGGGAAGGTTCCCGTCATCCGACTCCAAGATCTTGG GGGAGTTTCAGAAAATGCACAGCAGGCCTTGGATCATCTCACCACCACCCTGGCAGAGTGCCCCCTGGTGTCTCAGCTGAGTACTGCAACCCAAGGTCTGGCCAATGGTGGCTTGCTTCTCTGTGGTGCTAGAGGGATTGGTAAGACAGTTCTTGCCCATGCTCTCTGCAGCGAGCTTGCAGGACTGCCCCATAACACCTACCTTAGTATCATCAACTGCAAGAGTCTGAAAGGAAAGAGGGTGGACAACATCAGGAAGAAATTTGAGGAGGCAGTTGGAGAGGCAACATGGCATCAACCATCTGTCATCTTATTGGATGATCTAGATCATGTGACCAGCAATGCCACCAGTCCCGAACAGGAGATGAGCGGAGAGGCGATGTAcagcaaccacctggcgcagGTGGTCAGGGACATGGTGGAACGGGAGATCCGCGCAGGCACCTGCCTCGCCCTCATtgccacctgtcaatcaaaactcagCATCCATCCATCACTGATTGCATCTAGAGGCCTTCACATATTTCAGAGCATAGTTGAAATCAAGCCACCCAATGCACAGCAGAGAGAGGAAATTTTACAAGCCATCCTGACTGCCAAAACTGCACTTGACTTGACCTCTTGGGAAACAGTAGACCTAAAAGCGCTAGCTTCCCAGACTGATGGTTTTGTGGCTAGAGATTTGGAGGCAGTTGTTGACAGAGCAATACACAAAGTGGCCTCACAGAAGGCAAAACTGGGacatgaaaatgaagaattcatCCTCACAACACAAGATTTTAAGGCAGCTCTTGAAGGATTCGTGCCTTCCTCTCTACATGGGGTATCCCTTCATAAAGCCGAGGACTTGAGTTGGTCAGATGTTGGAGGGTTAGATGACATCAAACACACCTTGATGGAAACCTTACAGTGGCCCACAAAGTACCCAGGTCTGTTCTCTAGCTGCCCACTGAGACCTAGGTCAGGTGTTCTTCTGTATGGGGCGCCAGGAACAGGAAAGACACTCCTCGCAG GGGTCGTGGCCAAGGAGTGCGGAATGAACTTCATTAGCATCAAAGGTCCGGAACTTCTCAGTAAATACATCGGAGCCAGTGAACAGGCCGTGAGGGATCTCTTCGTACGCGCGCAGGCAGCCAAGCCATGTGTGCTGTTTTTTGATGAGTTTGACTCCATTGCTCCCAG GAGGGGCCATGATAACACGGGTGTGACGGACCGTGTAGTGAACCAGTTCCTGTATTATGTGATGTGTTTCCTTGCTATAGGAGGGGCCATGATAACACGGGTGTGA